A single genomic interval of Tursiops truncatus isolate mTurTru1 chromosome 1, mTurTru1.mat.Y, whole genome shotgun sequence harbors:
- the WNT2B gene encoding protein Wnt-2b, translating into MLRPGGAEEAAQLPFRRVRAPVSEPAPRPTSPDGSGASARLSLACLLLLLLLLLPARVDTSWWYIGALGARVICDNIPGLVSRQRQLCQRYPDIMRSVGEGAREWIRECQHQFRHHRWNCTTLDRDHTVFGRVMLRSSREAAFVYAISSAGVVHAITRACSQGELSVCSCDPYTRGRHHDQRGDFDWGGCSDNIHYGVRFAKAFVDAKEKRLKDARALMNLHNNRCGRTAVRRFLKLECKCHGVSGSCTLRTCWRALSDFRRTGDYLRRRYDGAVQVTATQDGANFTAARQGYRRATRTDLVYFDNSPDYCVLDKAAGSLGTAGRVCSKTSKGTDGCEIMCCGRGYDTTRVTRVTQCECKFHWCCAVRCKECRNTVDVHTCKAPKKAEWLDQT; encoded by the exons ATGCTGAGGCCGGGTGGTGCGGAGGAAGCCGCGCAGCTCCCCTTTCGGCGCGTCCGCGCCCCTGTCTCCGAGCCCGCGCCTAGACCCACGAGCCCCGACGGCTCTGGGGCTTCGGCCCGCCTAAGTCTTGCTtgccttctgctgctgctgctgctgctgctgccggcCCGCGTAGACACGTCCTGGTG GTACATCGGGGCGCTGGGGGCCCGAGTGATCTGTGACAATATCCCTGGTCTGGTGAGCCGGCAGCGGCAGCTGTGCCAGCGTTACCCAGACATCATGCGCTCGGTGGGCGAGGGTGCCCGAGAATGGATCCGAGAGTGTCAGCACCAGTTCCGCCACCATCGCTGGAACTGCACCACCCTGGACCGGGACCACACTGTCTTTGGCCGTGTCATGCTCAGAA GTAGCCGGGAGGCAGCATTTGTATATGCCATCTCATCAGCAGGGGTGGTCCATGCTATCACTCGTGCCTGTAGCCAGGGTGAACTGAGTGTGTGCAGCTGTGACCCCTACACCCGTGGCCGACATCATGACCAACGTGGGGACTTTGACTGGGGTGGCTGCAGTGACAACATCCACTATGGTGTTCGTTTTGCCAAAGCCTTCGTGGATGCCAAGGAGAAGAGGCTTAAGGATGCACGGGCTCTCATGAACTTACATAACAATCGCTGTGGTCGCACG gctgTGCGGCGGTTTCTGAAGCTGGAGTGTAAGTGCCATGGCGTGAGTGGCTCCTGTACCCTGCGCACCTGCTGGCGTGCACTCTCAGACTTCCGCCGCACAGGTGATTACCTGCGGCGGCGCTATGATGGGGCTGTGCAGGTAACGGCCACCCAGGATGGCGCAAACTTCACAGCAGCCCGCCAAGGCTATCGCCGTGCTACCCGGACTGACCTTGTCTACTTTGACAACTCTCCAGACTACTGCGTCTTGGACAAGGCTGCAG GTTCCCTAGGCACCGCAGGCCGAGTCTGTAGCAAGACATCTAAAGGGACAGACGGTTGTGAAATCATGTGCTGCGGTCGAGGGTATGACACAACTCGAGTTACCCGTGTCACCCAGTGTGAGTGCAAATTCCACTGGTGCTGTGCTGTGCGGTGCAAGGAGTGCAGAAACACTGTGGATGTCCATACTTGCAAGGCCCCCAAGAAGGCAGAGTGGCTGGATCAGACCTGA